GTACTATATAAACCGTAATAGTACATTTAGTTTTAAAAAGGAAGGAATATGAGAAAGCAAGAAGAAAAACACAGGAAAATTGATGTGCATGCCCATATGATTCCTGAGTTCTATGTGAAGAAGATGAAAAAGAGAGGTATCAATGGCCCCCTGTGGAACGATTTTCCCCGCTGGTCACCGGAAAAAGACATGAAAGTAATGAGACATAACGGCATTGCAAAAAGGATATTATCATTATCTATACCAGGGGTTTGGATTGAGGAAAAAGGTGGTGATATAGTCTTTGCAAAAGAATTGGCGCGAGAATGCAATGAATATGCCTCACAAATCAAAAAAACATTTCCTGATTATTATGGCGCTTTTGCTACAATCCCTTTTCCCAACACAAGTGGAACTATTGAAGAAATAAAATATGCCCTTGATGTACTAAAACTTGACGGCATAACGTTATTTACAAACACCGGAGGAAGGTATCCTGGGGAGGATGAGTTTCAGGCAATATTCAGCGAATTGGATGCAAGAAAAGCCGTTGTTTTTATACATCCCGAAGACATACCGCTGGAGTATGGAGAAT
This portion of the Sediminispirochaeta bajacaliforniensis DSM 16054 genome encodes:
- a CDS encoding amidohydrolase family protein, whose amino-acid sequence is MRKQEEKHRKIDVHAHMIPEFYVKKMKKRGINGPLWNDFPRWSPEKDMKVMRHNGIAKRILSLSIPGVWIEEKGGDIVFAKELARECNEYASQIKKTFPDYYGAFATIPFPNTSGTIEEIKYALDVLKLDGITLFTNTGGRYPGEDEFQAIFSELDARKAVVFIHPEDIPLEYGEYSILAPIIDRLLDTGRSMAHLLTQDVLSSYPNVRYILSHGGGSFPLIIKWMEYYNQIHQEDYQKIKSRLFFDTAQQGNFLYRYLKGFCGTSQIVFGTDGGWQSPVQVAQTVKAFDTSIHFNSADFEAIEWKNVQRLFPNTD